GATCCCCGGAATGACAATCCCGGTTACCTTTGTACCCACGATGACCACGGATGAATTCCGGAAACTCAAAGGCAATGATACGCGGGATTTTGAGATTGCCTGCGCGCAGCTTTGTGGCATCACGCACTACACCATGAAGGGCATGGTGCGCGTGCTTGAGCCCGAGGCTTTTGACGCGTGGCTCCAGGAAAAGGCGCCGGCCGCGGACGAAGGCGGCGAGGACGAGTTCTGGTCCGAGGATGCTCAATGACGACGAAGCGCCTTGGCGCATTCGAAGCATAATCAAAACTGGCCGCGGTCGGGCGCGGTCCAAGCGTAGTACACCGCAAGGTGCTGATTAATCCGCGAAGGAACCCCTGCCCATGCTTAAGAGAATTGCCGCACACGGCGTATTGTCCGTGCTCGCCCTCACGTCCATTGCCGAGGAAGATCTTTCCAAGCTTCCCTTTCCCCTGCACAACGTGGTGCCGCCCCTTTTCGACACGGACGACCCGAAGGCCAGCTTCAAGCATCCCGAGGGGCGCCTGCCCATCGTGGTGCCGCCCTTCGAAGAGCAGGTGCGGCGCTGGCTGCCGGAGTCGGTGGGCCAGGAGCCCCTGCAGGCGGTGCGCCTGGCCGACGGCGCCGTCGAGGTCGGCGCGAGCAATTTACTGACCACCTACAATCCTGTGGATTGGACCACCACCTCGAGAGCCGAACTGGAACGCGATGGCTTCTTTCACCTTCGCACCGGAAAAAAGTTGGGCGAGTCGGCCCGCGCGCTCATCGATGCCAACCGAGCAAAACTGACGGCGGCTTCGGTGGAGCAAATACAGGATATTGCGGAGGGTGCGGGCGAAGTCTGGCTGGCGACGGCCAAAGGATTATTTCGCGCCACCGCCGATTCCCTGGAGCGCCACGAGTCCTACGGTGTTGACGGCCCTCTCGCGACGAACGTGACCGCCGTGGCTTTGGACAGCAAGGGTGCGCTCTGGACCGGATCGCCTGCGGGAATCGCCGTGCGTAACCCGGATGGCACGTGGCGCGCGATTCGGGGACGGGATGGACTTCCGGTGGAAAGTATTACGGCGATTGCCATCGACGCCGCCGACCGCCTCTGGATCGGCACGGTGGAGGGCCTGATTCACTATCGCCCTTACGAGGAGGGCCGCCAGTGGTTCTACCGCGAGGGCGAGCGCTATCTGCCGAACAATCATGTCAACGATATCGCCATCACGGCCGACGGCAAGACGATCTACACGGCAACCGAGGGCGGCCTTGGCCAGCTCGACTTCACGGAGACCACGCTGCTCGCCAAGGCGGAGGCGATTGAGTCCCTGCTCAACAAGCGCCACCGCCGATTCGGCATGGTGGGGGCTTGCGTGCTGGACGACGCGGTGAATCCCACGTCCTATGAAATCGGCGATAACGACAACGACGGGCTCTGGACTTCGTACCACGTGGCGGCCATGTCGCTGGCCTACAGCGTCACGGGCGACCCCGCCATGAAGGCCTCGGCCAAGGAGAGCATGGACGCGATCTATATGCTGCAGAACGCCTCGGGTGTTCCGGGCCTGGTCGCGCGCAGCGTGGTGCCGCTGGAGAAGGCCAAAGAGATTGGCAAAGACAAGGACCCCCAGTGGCGCCTGACCCCCGACGGCAAGTTCTACTGGAAGAGCGACACGTCGTCCGACGAGATCGACGGCCACTATTTTGCTTTCTTCACCTACTGGGAGCACATTGCAAAGAACGATCCGGCGGAGCGCGAGAAGTGCATTGCGCAGGTGCGCGCGCTGACCGATTATCTCGTGGACAACGGCTACCGGCTGCTGGACTGGGATGGCGAGCAGACCCGCTGGGGCTTCTGGGATCCGGAACAACTGAACAACCGCCCGAGACATTTCCTGGAGAGCGGCCTCAATTCGCTGCAGATGCTTTCCTTCCTCAAGACGACCTGGTACATCACGGGCGACGAGAAGTACCAGCAGCATTACATGAACCTCATCACGGAGCACCATTACCTCGCGAACGTGCTGCTGGAGAAGAAGGTTTTTCCCGATTCGAACAACCACTCCGACAACCAGCTCGGTTATGTGGCCTGGTACCCCATTCTCCAGATCGAGCAGGATCCCGATATCCGTCTCCAGCTTCACAAGGCGGTGCGGCGGCACTACAAGACCATCAACCGCGACCGCAGCAGTTTCTTCTACTACGTCACGGCTACCATCGATCCCGACTATGTGGATCTGGAGTCGGCGGCGGAGAATCTGAAAGGGATTCCCACCGACCGACGTCAGTGGCGGCAGCGCAACAGCCACCGGGCTGATCTGATCTTCGATCCGCGGGTGGACCGCTTCGGCAAGAAGCAGTTGATGACCGTGCTGCCGGAGGATGAGCGCGCCTGGGACCGCTGGAACGGCAATCCCTATCTGCCGGACGACGGCAGCAGCGGGACAGTGGAAGACGCGGGCGCGGACTACCTCCTGCCCTACTGGATGGGCCGTTTCCACGGGTTTATCACGGAAGCCAACTAATCGCGCACGGGGGGCAGGCTCCTTCAGGGAACCTGCCCCCCTTTTCCGCTCGCTATCTCACTCCGATCTGTTTCACGGGAAATCGCTGCCCGGCCACGGCACGCTCTGGTAGAAGCCACTGTCGATTCCCTCTTCCCCCGGCGCGAAGATATGGTTCGCGATGTGAATCGCGATACCCGCCGCGTTCATTGGGAATTGCCCGCCCACCGGCAGGGGCGCGCTTTCAAAGACAACCGTTTCGGTCGTTTTCTCCGCGAATTTGGAATAGGCCACGTGTCCGTCCGCGAATAGCAGATTGGCACCGCCGGGAACGTGATTAAAGCTCTCGGCCGCATCGGCGATGTTGTCCAGCATCACCACGAGCCGGGATTGCGCCACGGCGGAGGCACCGGCGTTATTGATGTCGGTGATGAAGAAACGCTCGATGCCTTCGCGCAACCGAAGCGCCCGTGTATAGTTGCCGGGCAGCGGGGTTGAGAAAACCCAGTCCTCCTGCACGCGATACGAGTTTTCATAGATGCGCGCGCCGAAATCCTGGACGCTGGCGTAGAAGGCCGACGCCTGGGCCGCCGTCTGGAGCATTTCGTCGCTGAAGGCCCAGCCGAGATACGTGTAGGGATGGCCCAGGAATTCGCAGGGCTCGATCTTCCCGCTGTTTGTGAACCCCGGCGTATCGACGAAGTTATCCGAACCCACGTGGCCCGCGTCGTATGTGTTCAACGCGTCGCCATCCGCGGACATGGCGCTCGGGCAGATCAGGATATCCGGATCGTTCATGTATTCCGGAAACACCAGTTCGCCGTCGAACACGGTGTCGAAGGACGACACCGTGCCGTCACAACGCTTTGTCTTCATGTACGGGTAGCTCTGCCCCTTGCTCTCGCTCGCATACATTTTGAAGACGAGCCCGAATTGCTTCAGGTTGTTCTGGCAGCTTGCGCGACGCGCGGCTTCCCTGGCGCGCGCCAGGGCGGGCAGCAGAACGGCCGCCAGAATGCCGATGATGGCAATCACCACCAGGAGTTCGATCAGGGTAAATCCCCGTTGGGAATGCTTTTTTTTCATTGGATGCACCTTTTGTGTTTCCGTACGCGGGCACACGACCCCACGGGCCGCCACGGCCACGCCGCACGGAATGGATTTAATTAAGTGAAAGCAAGACCTGTGGAACCCGCCTTCGGCGGCGGGCCGCGAGGACTCCAGGCGCGCCGATGGGCGCGTTGCTTCACCGGGGTGCATGCATAGAACACACCCGCCAGGCGGGCGGGTGCAGGGAGAGGCGAAAGGGATTCTGCCGCCAGCAAAGACATGGCCGCGGCGCAATAGTAATTTTCCGGCGCCCTTTCCCGGTCCGGCCCGCGATGATGATTGCCGCGCTCATCACCGGACGGACGGGATGACTGATTGCCGCGCGCTGGGGCGGGATGGGCGTGTCCCCCGGAAGAACCGTGGGTGTGAACGTGCTCCCAATCGGCCGGGCGGGTGCGCACCGCGATGCGAATTGGGTAGTTGGTGCGGTCCGCGCGGTCCCCCGAAAGGTGCTGATGGATAACCCCGCCCGATGCATGGGTGTGGGTTGCGCCGCCGTGAGTGTGGGGCGTGTAGACCCCCGGAAAACCTGCCACGAGGCGCAGCCCGAGGAGGGCCAGCATGAGAAAAGCCACAGGAAGATTTCGGCCGCCGGGCGATCCGCGCCTGCGGCCAGGTTCTGCGATACGAAAACTGGACCCGCGATCGAAAGTCAATGTGGTGGTCTGCCGACTGGAGAAATGCCCCGTTTAGTGCCGCAGGTGAAGGTTGGAAAAGGCCTTCCGGCCAGCGCGTCACCCTTTAGACGCGCCCCGGAATTATTACATTGGAACCCGGCAAGATTCAACGCGCGCAATAGTATCAAGTGGCGCACAAGGGGAGTCCGGGGCGCGGGTTGTGGTCGGGTACCCGCGCCCCGGTGGAGCAGGATGCGATTGGCGGCGCATCCGTGGGAGGCGTGATGATAGCGATGAACTTCGGATTCAGGATCTACACGCCGTTGAAGGGCCGGTTGTAGCGACCAAAGGTCCGGGCGCTGTCGACGCTCATGGGAAATTCCTCATGAGGATATTTCATGAAATCGACATGGCCGTCCATGTAGAGAACGTTGCCACCTCCAGGAATGTGGCTGAAGTCGGCCGGGTTCGTGGTGACGTGGTCCCACATGACCGCCACGTCGCTTTGGGCCCTGGCTGTGGCGCCCGCATTGTTTATGTCTGTAATGAGGAATCGCTCGATACCTTCGCGCAGTCGGTACAGCACGTTTCCGCCGTTCGCCTGGGTGCCGGCGTAGGCGCCGCTCACGGTGAAATCACGATCGCTCTGGGCGCCGGACGAGGCCACATTGGCGCGGGCCAATTCTCCCCAGGGCGTGCTGGTGTCGAACTGGCCCTCCGAGAAGCGACCTCCGGTGTCGGTGCCGACCGTGCCCGTGAGTGGCCCAACAATGTTCACATCTTTCAGAATCAACCAACCGATGTAGTTGTAGGGTTCTTTGAGAAACTCGCAGGGAT
This region of Candidatus Hydrogenedentota bacterium genomic DNA includes:
- a CDS encoding prepilin-type N-terminal cleavage/methylation domain-containing protein codes for the protein MKKKHSQRGFTLIELLVVIAIIGILAAVLLPALARAREAARRASCQNNLKQFGLVFKMYASESKGQSYPYMKTKRCDGTVSSFDTVFDGELVFPEYMNDPDILICPSAMSADGDALNTYDAGHVGSDNFVDTPGFTNSGKIEPCEFLGHPYTYLGWAFSDEMLQTAAQASAFYASVQDFGARIYENSYRVQEDWVFSTPLPGNYTRALRLREGIERFFITDINNAGASAVAQSRLVVMLDNIADAAESFNHVPGGANLLFADGHVAYSKFAEKTTETVVFESAPLPVGGQFPMNAAGIAIHIANHIFAPGEEGIDSGFYQSVPWPGSDFP
- a CDS encoding DUF1559 domain-containing protein, producing the protein MNEAPRRGFTLIELLVVIAIIGILAAILLPALARAREAARRASCQNNLKQLGVIFKMYANESDGEKLPRRKTYNCDGATLSDTMIFDGTLLMPEYLTDAEIVMCPSWGKHKSAVERYDANANGRVDPCEFLKEPYNYIGWLILKDVNIVGPLTGTVGTDTGGRFSEGQFDTSTPWGELARANVASSGAQSDRDFTVSGAYAGTQANGGNVLYRLREGIERFLITDINNAGATARAQSDVAVMWDHVTTNPADFSHIPGGGNVLYMDGHVDFMKYPHEEFPMSVDSARTFGRYNRPFNGV